In Dysidea avara chromosome 3, odDysAvar1.4, whole genome shotgun sequence, a single window of DNA contains:
- the LOC136249571 gene encoding sperm microtubule associated protein 2-like, which yields MATEVTEKEPSRIDLLSTPKTEVPGFYEDRRSVYWDNNLSNKDYSTTTKLVTTSRVDELSTPKKLHRDYTGDRPSPLWGVMEAAATARPSERVKALAEPKKAHPLYQPCKPVMTVLSDNALKAHPTNRLQQLAEPKTFPELQIKLDSEWDWSEWKGNLTAGAMQAKASERVEFLARPKTTPSTYQPAKGVQWPVSASAKGIQASERLQKLARPKNKGTWEDHDPDTYRVSVGAKHAHASPRISELATPIPRKCSTKK from the exons ATGGCTACCG AGGTCACTGAAAAAGAGCCATCTCGAATCGATCTCCTTTCTACTCCCAAGACAGAAGTACCTGGATTTTACGAAGACAG GCGATCTGTGTACTGGGACAATAATTTATCAAACAAGGACTATTCCACCACCACTAAATTAG TGACCACGAGCAGAGTGGATGAACTGTCTACTCCTAAAAAGCTTCATCGAGACTACACCGGAGACAGACCTAGTCCACTGTGGGGAGTAATGGAAGCTGCAGCTACAGCTAGACCGTCAGAGCGAGTCAAAGCTCTTGCCGAACCAAAAAAGGCTCATCCTTTGTATCAACCATGCAAGCCAGTTATGACTGTATTATCAGATAATGCATTAAAGGCCCATCCAACAAATCGCCTTCAACAGCTGGCAGAACCAAAAACATTTCCTGAACTGCAGATAAAGCTAGACAGTGAATGGGACTGGAGTGAATGGAAAGGTAATCTGACTGCTGGTGCCATGCAAGCCAAAGCTAGTGAACGTGTAGAATTCTTAGCCAGACCTAAGACTACGCCTTCAACCTACCAACCTGCTAAAGGTGTACAGTGGCCAGTTAGTGCATCAGCAAAAGGCATTCAGGCATCAGAACGACTACAGAAACTTGCCCGTCCAAAAAATAAAGGCACTTGGGAGGATCATGATCCTGATACGTACAGGGTCTCTGTGGGTGCAAAGCATGCACATGCCTCACCACGAATCAGTGAACTAGCAACACCAATACCTAGAAAATGTTCAACCAAGAAATGA
- the LOC136249578 gene encoding translation initiation factor eIF2B subunit delta-like: MSTTRSPVKSSRPGSVSDAQHQTKASSSQRDPKEPSKAARRLPSLSSDKDDSKKSTTSGKPPSKQQHARIRTISESSDKLGSEDGETQKKSKAELKAERRALQEAQRASKAQKQADGQKGRPASDKGQQRVATNVLADDKKVQAKIAKKLAKQQVPQRMEASKQVELFAHLHQYLHDTSLTQSLSFGYGQGCLHPAIVKVGLQYASGIICGSNARCIAMLAAFKKVFQDYTTPPEKELCRDLEATIKPYISYLDQCRPLSVSMGNAIKYLKIKITSISPGTPEEEAKKTLCDALEKFLKEKIILAGQAIASTCCDIIKQNDVILVYAYSSVVLRSLIIAHKNIQFRVIVVDSRPKMEGRNFLNSLVQNGIECSYILINAVTYIMKEVSKVFLGSHALLANGYVMSRVGTSLIALVAKMYNVPVLVCCETYKFSDRVQTDSFVFNELGDPSDLVPSSKENFLSDWGSIESLNLLNLVYDVTSPNLIAMVVTEVGKIPCTSVPVVLRMSRDAAL, translated from the exons ATGAGCACTACCAGGTCACCGGTTAAATCATCTAGGCCAGGGTCAGTTAGTGATGCTCAACACCAAACAAAGGCGTCTAGTTCACAACGAGACCCAAAAGAACCATCCAAGGCAGCTAGAAGACTTCCTTCGCTATCATCAGATAAAGACGACTCGAAGAAGTCAACTACTTCCGGAAAGCCACCATCAAAACAACAACATGCAAGGATCAGAACCATAAGCGAGAGCAGTGATAAGCTTGGTTCGGAGGATGGTGAAACACAGAAAAAAAGTAAAGCTGAATTGAAAGCAGAAAGGAGGGCCTTACAA GAAGCACAAAGAGCTTCAAAGGCACAAAAGCAAGCTGACGGTCAGAAAGGAAGGCCTGCAAGTGATA AGGGGCAACAACGTGTGGCTACTAACGTGTTGGCTGATGATAAGAAAGTTCAAGCTAAAATAGCTAAGAAATTAGCTAAACAACAG GTGCCACAAAGAATGGAGGCTTCAAAACAAGTAGAATTGTTTGCTCATCTCCATCAATACCTTCACGACACCTCCCTCACTCAATCCCTAAG TTTTGGGTATGGTCAGGGCTGCCTCCATCCTGCGATTGTAAAGGTGGGATTGCAGTATGCCAGTGGAATCATTTGTGGCTCCAATGCAAGGTGTATTGCCATGCTTGCTGCCTTTAAGAAG GTATTTCAAGATTATACCACTCCGCCAGAAAAGGAGTTGTGCAGAGACCTTGAAGCCACAATCAAACCTTACATTAG TTACTTGGATCAGTGCAGGCCACTCTCAGTTAGTATGGGTAATGCCataaaatatttgaaaataaaGATAACAAGTATCTCACCTGGAACACCTGAAGAAGAG GCTAAAAAAACTCTCTGTGATGCATTGGAAAAGTTTTTGAAGGAGAAGATTATCCTTGCTGGTCAAGCAATCGCTTCtacatgttgtgacatcatCAAGCAAAATGACGTCATTCTAGTTTACGCCTA TTCTTCAGTTGTACTAAGGAGCCTTATAATTGCACATAAGAACATACAGTTTAGAGTGATTGTAGTAGACTCCAGACCAAAAATGGAAG GACGTAATTTTTTGAATTCTCTAGTGCAAAATGGCATTGAGTGTTCATATATTCTCATAAATGCTGTCACTTATATCATGAAAGAG GTATCAAAAGTGTTTTTGGGAAGCCATGCTTTATTGGCTAATGGTTATGTTATGTCTCGTGTGGGAACATCACTCATTGCATTAGTTGCCAAGATGTATAATGTCCCTGTATTGGTGTGCTGTGAAACATACAAATTTAGTGATCGAGTTCAAACGGACTCCTTTGTATTCAACGAACTAG GTGATCCTTCTGATTTAGTTCCTTCATCAAAGGAGAATTTCCTGTCTGACTGGGGGAGCATAGAGTCACTAAACCTGCTCAACCTAGTCTATGATGTTACCTCACCCAACCTGATTGCCATGGTAGTGACTGAAGTGGGGAAAATCCCGTGCACTTCTGTACCAGTAGTACTTCGTATGAGTCGTGATGCTGCTTTATGA